A section of the Candidatus Latescibacterota bacterium genome encodes:
- a CDS encoding sensor histidine kinase, with the protein DVRREVAHDLHDVIGQAVAGISTEVKVFEQSLSSDDVKTIEWAGHVGGELKKLIKETRRAAYSLHPPMLDDLGLIPTLKWYINRIVKSEGFEIELIATGFDEELPSYLALSFYRIAQEALTNVVRHSEAKFIILKVIKGFPWVIMDVRDDGKGFQSKGEGAVLEGLGITGMRERVQNMGGRFKISSSPGQGTHVRVKIPLEVGND; encoded by the coding sequence GACGTAAGGAGAGAGGTCGCACACGATCTGCATGATGTCATAGGTCAGGCAGTAGCTGGAATCAGCACTGAAGTCAAGGTTTTCGAGCAGTCATTATCATCGGATGATGTAAAGACGATCGAGTGGGCTGGTCATGTCGGGGGAGAACTGAAGAAACTCATCAAAGAGACCAGGCGTGCAGCGTACTCTCTTCATCCTCCAATGCTGGATGATCTCGGGTTGATTCCTACTCTTAAATGGTATATAAACAGGATTGTGAAGTCTGAAGGATTCGAGATAGAACTCATAGCTACAGGATTTGACGAAGAGCTGCCTTCCTATCTCGCGCTGTCATTCTACCGGATCGCCCAGGAGGCCTTGACTAACGTGGTCCGTCACAGCGAAGCAAAATTCATAATCCTGAAGGTCATCAAAGGTTTTCCCTGGGTTATTATGGATGTCAGGGATGATGGGAAGGGTTTCCAGTCGAAAGGCGAAGGTGCCGTTTTGGAGGGGCTTGGGATAACAGGTATGCGGGAAAGAGTCCAGAATATGGGTGGAAGATTCAAGATAAGTTCCAGTCCCGGACAGGGGACGCATGTACGGGTGAAGATCCCTCTGGAGGTGGGTAATGATTGA
- a CDS encoding response regulator transcription factor yields the protein MIDIRLMLVDDHNIVRQGFKSILEDKGFDVIAEAADGKEAIDVARKVLPDVIIMDVGMPRMRGIESSRRIKKEFPSVKIIMLTIHTNETYIYESLDAGADGYLVKDTATEDLVEAIMTVVSGKVYISRNFPPDILENYSKLKKAGKKADQFSRLTNREKEILQYIAEGNTSQAIAKELFISKKTVENHRANIMNKLGIHDTASLVMYAVKIGLVDSN from the coding sequence ATGATTGATATCAGGCTGATGCTGGTGGACGATCACAACATAGTGAGGCAGGGTTTTAAAAGCATACTCGAAGACAAGGGGTTCGATGTCATTGCGGAAGCAGCTGATGGAAAGGAAGCGATAGATGTCGCCCGGAAGGTCCTTCCTGATGTCATAATCATGGATGTCGGGATGCCGAGGATGAGAGGGATAGAGTCATCCAGGCGGATAAAGAAGGAATTCCCCTCAGTGAAGATAATCATGCTTACAATCCATACAAATGAGACCTATATCTACGAGTCGCTGGACGCAGGCGCTGATGGCTATCTTGTCAAGGATACTGCCACTGAGGATCTTGTAGAGGCGATCATGACGGTAGTCTCGGGCAAAGTATACATCAGCAGAAACTTCCCGCCTGACATACTGGAGAACTATAGTAAGCTTAAGAAAGCGGGCAAAAAAGCAGATCAGTTCAGCAGGCTGACAAACAGGGAAAAGGAAATCCTTCAGTATATCGCGGAGGGGAATACCAGTCAGGCGATAGCCAAGGAGCTTTTCATCAGCAAGAAGACAGTGGAGAACCACAGGGCCAACATCATGAACAAGCTCGGTATCCACGACACGGCGAGCCTTGTGATGTACGCAGTCAAGATCGGTCTGGTCGACAGCAACTGA
- a CDS encoding secondary thiamine-phosphate synthase enzyme YjbQ translates to MLKEMTIRTSRRNELIDITSDIRSMIMESGVSEGVCHIFVPHTTAAVTINEKADPAVARDIANDLERLVPDSPAFTHAEGNSDAHVKTTLTGSSEFLIISGGVPVLGTWQAVFFCEFDGPRTRRYNARISGEQTDRHQNK, encoded by the coding sequence TTGCTGAAAGAGATGACAATAAGGACATCCAGGCGTAACGAACTGATCGATATCACTTCCGATATACGTTCGATGATAATGGAAAGCGGCGTATCCGAGGGCGTCTGTCATATATTTGTACCACACACCACCGCCGCTGTGACGATCAACGAAAAAGCCGATCCTGCCGTGGCCAGGGACATCGCGAACGATCTTGAGAGGCTTGTACCGGACTCGCCAGCTTTCACTCATGCCGAAGGAAATTCAGACGCGCATGTCAAAACTACACTTACAGGTTCATCGGAATTTCTGATCATCTCAGGTGGAGTACCGGTCCTCGGCACATGGCAGGCGGTATTCTTCTGCGAATTCGACGGGCCGAGAACGAGACGATACAATGCCAGGATCTCCGGGGAACAAACAGACCGGCATCAGAACAAATAG
- a CDS encoding aminoacyl-histidine dipeptidase produces MSLSGLEPKALWKHFEKILSIPHCSGNEAALGAALMSYAKNKGLEADMDDAGNVVVRIPATPGHEKAETIVLQGHQDMVGEKNSDVEFDFFKDPIQVEIQGDWLTAKGTTLGADNGIGLAAALAIADEEGLVHGPVEVLATVDEEVGLTGAAKLQPGFVKGTTMLNLDSEELGAAYVGCAGGGDTTIKLPVEMIDPPAGTKGYTLKVAGLRGGHSGIDIIEQRGNAIKIAARLLDKAMNTQPCHLVEIKGGSKRNAIPREAFVELMVLETAVEELATFLEEETGRIKIELGGREDGLTVSISSSDAGHQKVLSGTSQKSLIDFLLAIPHGVEAMSYDIEGLVETSNNLATISMTPKEAVIGTSTRSSIKSALQALRDKIGATARLAGAEAIDDEPYPGWMPNMDSNILKVVKEVHTKVFGKVPEMKAIHAGLECGLIGEKFPGMDMVSFGPWIEHPHSPEERVQIPSVDTFWKLLVAVLEEMA; encoded by the coding sequence ATGTCATTGAGTGGTCTGGAACCAAAAGCTCTCTGGAAACATTTCGAGAAGATACTCAGTATACCGCATTGTTCGGGAAATGAAGCAGCGCTTGGCGCGGCTCTCATGTCTTACGCGAAGAACAAGGGTCTGGAAGCAGATATGGACGATGCTGGAAACGTGGTGGTCAGGATTCCCGCGACTCCGGGGCACGAGAAGGCCGAGACCATCGTTCTTCAGGGACACCAGGATATGGTCGGAGAGAAGAACTCGGATGTCGAGTTCGATTTCTTCAAGGATCCTATCCAGGTCGAGATCCAGGGAGACTGGTTGACTGCGAAGGGTACGACTCTAGGTGCAGATAACGGTATAGGCCTTGCGGCAGCTCTGGCGATTGCCGACGAGGAAGGGCTCGTACACGGACCGGTCGAAGTGCTGGCCACTGTTGACGAAGAGGTCGGCCTTACGGGTGCTGCCAAGCTTCAGCCGGGATTCGTAAAGGGCACGACCATGCTAAATCTCGACAGTGAAGAGCTGGGTGCTGCCTATGTCGGTTGCGCTGGTGGAGGAGATACTACGATCAAGCTTCCCGTAGAAATGATCGACCCTCCCGCTGGTACGAAGGGGTATACTCTCAAAGTAGCTGGCCTTCGTGGCGGGCATTCCGGAATCGATATCATCGAACAGCGGGGAAATGCTATCAAGATTGCCGCGAGACTTCTGGACAAGGCGATGAATACTCAGCCGTGTCATCTTGTCGAGATCAAGGGTGGAAGCAAGAGGAACGCGATTCCCAGGGAGGCATTTGTCGAGTTGATGGTCCTGGAGACCGCCGTCGAAGAACTGGCCACCTTCCTCGAGGAGGAGACTGGCAGGATCAAGATCGAACTGGGCGGGCGTGAAGATGGCCTGACTGTTTCGATCTCTTCATCTGACGCCGGACACCAGAAGGTTCTCAGCGGGACTTCCCAGAAGAGCCTGATCGATTTCCTGCTTGCCATCCCACATGGTGTAGAGGCAATGAGTTACGATATAGAGGGCCTGGTAGAGACTTCGAACAACCTGGCTACGATTTCGATGACACCGAAAGAAGCGGTGATCGGGACTTCCACGAGAAGTTCGATAAAAAGCGCGCTTCAGGCACTCAGGGACAAGATAGGTGCTACGGCGCGGTTGGCTGGCGCTGAAGCCATAGACGACGAGCCTTATCCCGGATGGATGCCCAACATGGATTCCAATATTCTCAAGGTCGTAAAGGAAGTCCATACGAAGGTGTTCGGCAAAGTGCCAGAGATGAAGGCGATTCATGCGGGCCTTGAATGCGGACTTATAGGGGAGAAGTTCCCCGGTATGGATATGGTCTCTTTCGGTCCGTGGATCGAACATCCACATTCGCCTGAAGAGCGGGTGCAGATACCCTCAGTCGACACTTTCTGGAAGCTGCTTGTAGCGGTTCTTGAGGAAATGGCCTGA
- the trpS gene encoding tryptophan--tRNA ligase, translated as MSKKRVTSGMRPTGSMHLGNLLGALNNWVHLQDEYECFFFIVDWHALTTPGGGDAVGYENLGDLRNRVREIAIDWVSAGLDPDKCSIFIQSHVPEVAELHLLFSMITPLGWLERNPAYKDMVQSYKIESPSYGLLGYPTLQAADILIYKGDFVPVGKDQVAHVNMTRDLGQRFNSLYGKKVFPITEALLTKVPRVPGIDGIENKMSKSSGNYIALSDSSEETTKKIRTMFTDPVKIRKDDPGHPDGCVVYAFQDIYNRGELETIRKECESGARGCVSCKMELAEKMNDELEPVRARREDLVANPGMISEILRAGAVKAEGIARETLKEVREVMNLPARESLDV; from the coding sequence ATGAGCAAGAAAAGAGTGACGAGCGGGATGAGGCCTACTGGCAGCATGCATCTTGGCAATCTGCTCGGAGCACTTAACAACTGGGTCCATCTTCAGGACGAATATGAATGTTTTTTCTTTATCGTGGACTGGCACGCTCTTACGACTCCGGGTGGTGGAGACGCCGTGGGATATGAGAATCTCGGCGATCTCAGAAACAGGGTGAGAGAGATAGCGATAGACTGGGTCTCAGCCGGGCTGGATCCTGATAAATGTTCTATTTTTATCCAGTCCCACGTCCCGGAAGTCGCGGAACTTCACCTGCTGTTTTCGATGATAACACCGCTCGGATGGCTCGAAAGAAATCCGGCGTACAAGGATATGGTCCAGAGTTACAAGATCGAATCACCGAGTTACGGCCTGCTCGGTTATCCCACGCTGCAGGCTGCCGATATCCTTATTTATAAAGGCGATTTTGTGCCGGTCGGCAAAGACCAGGTGGCTCATGTCAATATGACCCGGGATCTCGGTCAGAGATTCAACAGCCTTTACGGTAAAAAAGTGTTTCCAATCACCGAGGCATTACTTACAAAAGTTCCAAGGGTGCCTGGTATTGACGGTATAGAAAACAAGATGAGCAAGAGTTCCGGTAATTATATTGCTCTTTCTGACAGCTCGGAGGAAACGACGAAGAAGATCAGGACGATGTTCACCGATCCGGTGAAGATACGGAAAGATGATCCGGGACATCCCGATGGTTGCGTCGTCTATGCCTTCCAGGATATCTACAACAGGGGTGAGCTTGAGACAATCAGGAAGGAATGTGAAAGCGGTGCTCGTGGATGTGTGTCCTGCAAGATGGAACTGGCTGAGAAGATGAATGATGAACTCGAGCCGGTAAGAGCAAGAAGAGAAGATCTGGTAGCGAACCCCGGAATGATATCCGAGATACTGAGAGCGGGAGCCGTTAAGGCCGAGGGTATTGCCAGAGAAACATTAAAAGAAGTCAGGGAAGTGATGAATCTGCCTGCGAGGGAGAGTCTGGATGTCTGA
- a CDS encoding tryptophanase yields MSDTTDYFIEKFRRNLEVADESPRYFRPRPYRNAAVRFRKCSIDDFEKRRDILVNEAGLNAFLFRADMIPGCDLLSDSGTTTMTMEQWAAMMLGDESYGSNEGYFELINGIEDVFGTGWVDTSFSMGGYSDSLFLFHQGRAAENAFFTILARELRKLPEVPVPVLSDGLMPELKERIQSKLDSLPERRRSVDESMFIIPSNSHFDTTQGNIEDKRMIPLNLPCREHLEKNEDFLFRGNMDLEELENLLAVEKERVPLVYLTITNNTGGGQPVSMDNIRKIREITARYGIPFFFDACRFAENAWFIRKNEQGYSDKPIKAIVHEMFSQVDGFHISLKKDGLANMGGALVIRKDGSFYKKFPHIREGFTDYQIMAEGHPTYGGLPGRDLKAISEGLRTVTHLDYLDARIGQVVRFGLKLSESGIPIINPVGGHAVYIDVDKFFGGTAEDEDFKGIAFTGLMLIAGHRVCELGLYAFGSYDGKTETPPSPRVNYIRAAVPRLAYEDRDLFSVVEAARILADNRDRIPAVEVKYGRDLSLRHFKSRFGFKG; encoded by the coding sequence ATGTCTGATACTACTGATTATTTTATCGAGAAATTTCGCAGAAATCTTGAGGTTGCCGACGAATCGCCGAGGTATTTCAGGCCCCGGCCGTACAGGAATGCGGCTGTTCGATTCAGGAAGTGTTCTATAGATGATTTCGAAAAGAGAAGGGATATTCTTGTCAACGAAGCGGGGCTCAATGCTTTTCTTTTCCGGGCCGATATGATTCCCGGATGCGACCTTCTTTCCGATTCGGGTACAACGACGATGACGATGGAGCAATGGGCCGCCATGATGCTGGGTGACGAGTCGTATGGATCAAACGAAGGTTACTTCGAGTTGATAAACGGGATTGAAGACGTGTTCGGCACCGGATGGGTGGATACTTCGTTCTCGATGGGTGGATATTCGGACAGCCTCTTCCTCTTTCACCAGGGCCGGGCCGCGGAAAACGCGTTTTTCACGATCCTTGCTCGTGAGTTGCGCAAGCTTCCCGAAGTGCCAGTCCCCGTGCTTTCGGACGGGCTGATGCCGGAATTGAAGGAGAGGATACAATCGAAACTCGACTCTCTGCCCGAGAGAAGGCGTAGCGTGGATGAATCCATGTTCATCATCCCGAGCAACTCCCATTTTGATACGACACAGGGGAACATCGAGGACAAAAGGATGATCCCGCTCAATCTTCCGTGCAGGGAACACCTCGAGAAGAACGAGGATTTTCTTTTCCGGGGGAATATGGATCTCGAGGAGCTTGAGAATCTGCTGGCAGTCGAGAAGGAAAGAGTGCCACTGGTCTATCTGACGATTACGAACAATACGGGAGGCGGACAGCCGGTATCGATGGACAATATCAGGAAGATCCGGGAGATCACCGCCAGATACGGGATCCCGTTCTTTTTCGATGCCTGTCGATTTGCCGAGAACGCCTGGTTTATCAGAAAGAACGAGCAAGGGTACTCGGACAAGCCGATCAAGGCTATAGTCCACGAGATGTTCAGCCAGGTCGACGGTTTCCATATCAGCCTCAAAAAGGATGGGTTGGCCAATATGGGCGGCGCCCTTGTAATCAGGAAAGACGGATCCTTCTACAAGAAGTTTCCCCATATCAGGGAAGGTTTTACAGACTACCAGATCATGGCTGAGGGACATCCGACATACGGAGGCCTGCCGGGCAGGGATCTTAAGGCGATCAGTGAGGGCCTTCGCACGGTGACCCACCTCGATTATCTCGATGCAAGGATAGGCCAGGTTGTCAGGTTCGGGCTGAAGCTTTCGGAGAGCGGCATCCCGATCATTAATCCTGTCGGAGGGCATGCTGTCTATATCGATGTGGACAAATTTTTTGGCGGAACAGCCGAAGATGAGGACTTCAAGGGAATTGCCTTTACAGGATTGATGCTGATCGCGGGGCACCGTGTGTGCGAACTGGGTCTATACGCGTTCGGCAGCTACGATGGGAAGACTGAGACCCCGCCGTCGCCCCGAGTCAACTATATCAGGGCTGCTGTGCCACGGCTTGCGTATGAGGACAGGGATCTCTTCTCGGTCGTCGAGGCGGCCAGGATCCTCGCTGACAACCGTGACAGGATCCCGGCAGTCGAAGTAAAATATGGAAGAGATCTGAGCCTGAGGCATTTCAAGAGCAGGTTTGGTTTTAAGGGGTAG
- a CDS encoding PAS domain S-box protein — protein MSNIENDNAMSLQSVCEAGLQSGPDCDLEVSSVSESEIDRNMLSSVIEIANVINSQIDLDRILAAISVEFSRILDFDLGCVAIYEKNDNCLYIQHVFRRNGDSRGEGRYVPLEDSNLVGWVAINKKPILRVDISSDNRFKEIMKEDNLGSDIVVPLLSKGVLVGTFNVGSLSPGRYDEADLLLVKDFGALISIAIEKAQTLQKLFHLGEKYNTLMKSTNDVIMILNTSGEIVECNEAVSRIFGYSRDELTGKPLAAFTLPERRETISLNFGKILRGEIMHLHESSYLTKSEEIVYLDINTSVINIKNHPYVLGVGHDVTDRKRLEEKITIQNRELKENNRKLKEVDQLKSEFLGRISHELRTPLSVIMAYTGTLIDDTEEMIDKVTKDEFLNVIADQSDKLLTLINDLLDLSKVEISETMLDVTESSINEMIKASVAIVRPFSLQHEVEVKVVLCDSIPVTRFDPLRIRQICVNLLSNAIKFTPCGEVVEISTGLCKDMITVSVKDSGPGIESGDVTDIFEHFTQVDGGAARSKNGMGIGLRLVKHYVELHRGRIWVESVKGEGSTFNFTLPLVVSPLG, from the coding sequence TTGAGCAATATTGAGAACGATAATGCCATGTCATTGCAGTCTGTTTGCGAAGCCGGGCTTCAGTCCGGTCCTGACTGTGATCTGGAAGTTTCATCTGTTTCTGAATCGGAAATAGACAGGAATATGCTCTCTTCTGTCATTGAGATCGCGAACGTGATCAACTCACAGATCGATCTCGACAGGATATTGGCGGCGATCTCTGTCGAGTTTTCCAGGATCCTCGATTTTGATCTCGGTTGTGTAGCGATTTACGAGAAGAATGACAACTGCCTGTATATTCAACATGTTTTTCGCAGGAATGGTGACAGCCGGGGTGAAGGACGATATGTTCCTCTTGAGGACTCGAATCTGGTCGGCTGGGTGGCTATAAACAAAAAACCGATTCTCAGGGTCGATATATCCAGCGACAACAGGTTCAAAGAGATAATGAAGGAAGACAATCTGGGATCGGATATCGTAGTTCCCCTTCTCTCCAAAGGCGTTCTGGTCGGCACGTTCAATGTAGGCAGCCTGAGTCCCGGTCGCTACGATGAAGCGGATCTGCTCCTGGTAAAGGATTTTGGCGCATTGATCTCCATCGCCATCGAGAAAGCCCAGACGCTCCAGAAGCTGTTTCATCTTGGAGAGAAATATAACACCCTGATGAAATCGACCAATGATGTCATAATGATACTCAATACCTCAGGAGAGATCGTCGAGTGTAACGAAGCCGTTTCAAGGATATTTGGATACAGCCGTGACGAGTTGACGGGCAAGCCACTGGCTGCCTTTACTCTGCCGGAGAGACGTGAAACGATCAGTTTGAATTTCGGCAAGATCCTGCGAGGGGAAATCATGCATCTGCATGAGTCGTCATATCTTACAAAAAGCGAAGAGATCGTTTATCTGGACATCAACACGAGTGTGATCAATATAAAGAACCATCCGTACGTTTTGGGAGTAGGACATGATGTTACCGACAGAAAGAGGCTGGAAGAGAAAATAACGATTCAGAACCGGGAATTGAAGGAAAACAACAGAAAACTCAAGGAAGTCGATCAGCTCAAGAGTGAATTTCTGGGCAGGATAAGTCATGAGCTTCGTACTCCCCTGTCAGTCATCATGGCCTATACCGGGACTCTGATCGATGACACGGAGGAGATGATCGATAAGGTTACAAAGGATGAATTCCTCAATGTCATTGCCGATCAGTCGGACAAATTACTGACTCTTATAAACGATCTGCTTGACCTGTCAAAGGTCGAGATCTCAGAGACCATGCTCGATGTCACAGAGAGCAGCATCAATGAGATGATAAAAGCTTCAGTTGCTATTGTAAGACCTTTCTCCCTGCAACATGAAGTGGAGGTGAAGGTCGTGCTGTGCGATTCGATTCCCGTGACAAGGTTCGATCCCCTTCGCATACGTCAGATCTGTGTGAATCTACTCAGTAATGCAATTAAGTTTACGCCGTGCGGAGAGGTTGTGGAAATATCGACCGGCCTTTGCAAGGATATGATAACAGTATCAGTCAAAGACAGTGGGCCCGGGATCGAGAGTGGGGATGTGACAGATATCTTCGAACACTTCACTCAGGTCGATGGTGGTGCGGCGAGATCGAAGAACGGGATGGGTATCGGCCTCCGGCTCGTAAAGCACTACGTGGAGCTTCACCGCGGCAGAATCTGGGTAGAGAGCGTGAAAGGAGAAGGGTCGACCTTCAATTTCACGCTTCCACTGGTCGTTTCACCTCTAGGATAA